One Candidatus Binatia bacterium genomic region harbors:
- a CDS encoding sulfatase — MRVLRNLALVIGGLILGSFLIGSSVLMVRWVQVKTFPQPPSTEHLPQKAAYLDSLGGTDLATAPNIVIIFFDDLGYGDLSMNGNALIDTPRIDTLAGEGIQLTNFYAPTSVCTPSRAALLTGRFPIRSGTQGHVFFPDESPIGTLRRVIGVGNELPADEITVAEALGAAGYATGMIGKWHLGALPGYHPNDFGFDSYYGVHWSNDMQPLHIYRDREIEVADTTEVSNPMNAFRDEDEPFTRDREVDQSRLTRRYTEEAVTFIEKHRDEPFFLYLAHSFPHVPHFPDPEFAGQSRGGPYGDVVEDLDRSTGAIVDAIDRLGLAENTLVIVTSDNGPDYDGSPGGLRGRKGDTYEGGQLVPFIARWPGVLGAGGVISGMSMNTDLLPTILGLAGVPLPADRIIDGEDVFAMWQGGATSPHEVLFYFPVWGDAPVAARDDKFKYRLATGQSGRSKPTLTALGQDQENHNLIKRFPEQAARLSEQLSRRTSELEANPRGWR, encoded by the coding sequence ATGCGAGTGCTGCGAAATTTGGCCCTGGTAATCGGTGGATTGATTCTGGGAAGCTTTTTGATTGGTTCTTCCGTTCTCATGGTCCGCTGGGTGCAGGTGAAAACCTTTCCGCAGCCACCGTCGACGGAACATCTGCCGCAGAAAGCGGCGTATCTGGACTCGCTGGGGGGTACGGACCTCGCGACCGCACCGAATATCGTGATCATTTTTTTTGATGATCTTGGCTACGGCGACCTCTCGATGAACGGTAATGCGTTGATCGATACGCCACGAATCGACACTTTGGCAGGTGAGGGCATTCAACTTACCAACTTCTATGCGCCGACGTCGGTGTGTACGCCCTCCCGCGCGGCCTTGCTGACGGGCCGGTTCCCCATCCGGTCAGGCACTCAGGGGCATGTCTTTTTCCCGGACGAGTCACCGATCGGGACGCTCCGGCGGGTGATCGGTGTGGGCAACGAACTGCCGGCCGACGAGATTACCGTCGCGGAAGCGTTAGGCGCAGCCGGTTATGCCACCGGCATGATCGGGAAATGGCATCTCGGCGCGCTACCGGGGTATCACCCCAACGATTTCGGGTTCGACTCTTATTATGGCGTGCATTGGAGCAATGATATGCAGCCGTTGCATATCTATCGGGACCGAGAAATCGAAGTCGCGGATACCACAGAGGTCTCGAATCCGATGAATGCCTTTCGTGATGAGGACGAGCCCTTCACGCGCGATCGCGAGGTAGATCAATCCCGGCTCACGCGACGCTATACCGAGGAGGCGGTGACGTTTATCGAGAAGCATCGCGACGAACCCTTCTTCCTCTACCTTGCGCATTCCTTTCCGCATGTGCCGCATTTTCCGGATCCGGAATTTGCAGGGCAGTCTCGCGGGGGACCTTACGGCGACGTTGTCGAGGACCTCGATCGTTCCACCGGAGCGATCGTCGATGCAATCGACCGGCTTGGTCTGGCTGAGAATACCCTCGTGATTGTGACCAGCGATAACGGCCCGGATTACGATGGAAGCCCGGGCGGATTGCGCGGTCGCAAGGGCGATACCTACGAGGGTGGGCAACTGGTTCCCTTCATCGCACGCTGGCCGGGCGTGCTGGGGGCAGGCGGTGTGATTTCCGGCATGAGCATGAATACGGACTTGCTGCCCACGATCCTTGGGCTAGCAGGAGTGCCACTTCCAGCCGACCGCATCATCGATGGCGAAGATGTTTTTGCGATGTGGCAAGGCGGAGCGACCTCGCCACACGAAGTGCTTTTCTATTTCCCGGTCTGGGGCGATGCCCCCGTGGCGGCGCGTGACGACAAGTTCAAATACCGTCTGGCAACCGGTCAAAGTGGTCGGTCCAAGCCGACGCTCACGGCGCTGGGTCAGGACCAGGAGAACCACAATCTCATCAAGCGTTTCCCGGAGCAGGCCGCCAGGCTGTCAGAGCAGTTGTCCCGCAGGACTTCCGAGCTGGAAGCGAACCCGCGTGGTTGGCGATAG
- a CDS encoding CotH kinase family protein gives MSDRYFPLKSIAFLFFLVLSACGPGQGGAPPSVGDGSSDEAAYLFDDSVVRTYSIELSEENREFLDAAPAREEYVSGSIVVDGERIGPVGVRYKGSVGSFAGCVAGGAGGLTDVSGPKVCPKLGIKVSFNQFVQDGRWKGLKKLQFHAMNQDPTYMKEALGYSMFQDFGVASSRVAFVRLEINNEFIGIFVLIEELDSRFAESRFGEVEGGEGNLYKDFWPSRPSPEADFINTIRAEFGAGVDTAIRTNRSEATLNHDVMSGFITEFQAARAIGPDAVDRVVDRWMDVDYILRYFAVDRALEADDGPMHFIAFGAAGDPYNGQAWNHNYYWYAAFEEEFLWPVPWDMDNSLGSPLVDSWVDVPWNDLDLECVLIPHSVGFPPVPTMPPACDPLIRSLARRQEPYRKIVEEMLAGPFSEQVVNGKLDRWEQLLTPHVADEVRLRIRRGSDVADWQRLIEQLREYLAMRRAEIAATINFVDPTGSFKQDSD, from the coding sequence ATGTCCGATAGATATTTCCCGCTCAAATCGATTGCTTTTCTTTTTTTTCTGGTGCTTTCCGCTTGCGGCCCGGGGCAAGGAGGCGCACCCCCGAGTGTCGGGGACGGCTCGTCGGACGAGGCCGCATATCTTTTTGACGATTCCGTTGTGCGTACATATTCAATCGAGTTGAGCGAGGAGAATCGTGAGTTTCTCGATGCCGCTCCGGCTCGAGAGGAATACGTATCCGGTTCAATTGTTGTTGATGGAGAACGGATCGGCCCGGTCGGCGTCCGATACAAGGGCAGTGTGGGCTCCTTTGCCGGTTGCGTGGCCGGCGGGGCCGGTGGGCTTACGGATGTGTCAGGGCCGAAGGTCTGCCCGAAACTCGGAATCAAGGTCAGCTTTAATCAATTTGTGCAGGATGGTCGCTGGAAGGGCCTCAAGAAGCTCCAATTCCACGCGATGAATCAGGACCCCACCTATATGAAGGAAGCTCTGGGGTACTCGATGTTTCAGGATTTCGGAGTCGCGTCGTCGCGGGTCGCATTCGTACGGTTGGAGATCAACAACGAATTCATTGGCATCTTCGTCTTGATCGAGGAGCTCGATAGTCGCTTTGCCGAGTCCCGTTTTGGTGAAGTCGAGGGTGGGGAAGGAAATCTCTACAAGGACTTCTGGCCGAGTCGCCCCAGTCCGGAAGCGGACTTCATTAATACGATCCGAGCGGAATTCGGGGCGGGTGTAGACACGGCTATTCGGACCAACCGGTCCGAAGCGACGCTGAACCACGACGTCATGTCCGGCTTTATCACCGAGTTTCAGGCAGCGCGGGCGATTGGCCCCGATGCGGTCGATCGTGTTGTCGATCGCTGGATGGACGTCGATTATATCCTGAGATATTTTGCCGTCGATCGAGCCCTTGAAGCGGACGACGGTCCGATGCATTTCATCGCTTTCGGTGCGGCCGGCGATCCCTACAACGGGCAAGCCTGGAATCACAACTACTATTGGTACGCCGCGTTTGAGGAAGAATTCCTCTGGCCGGTCCCTTGGGATATGGACAATAGCCTTGGCTCGCCCCTCGTGGACTCATGGGTGGATGTCCCCTGGAATGATCTTGATCTCGAATGCGTACTCATTCCCCATTCGGTGGGCTTCCCACCGGTGCCTACAATGCCGCCGGCCTGTGACCCTCTGATCCGCAGCCTCGCTCGGCGGCAAGAGCCCTATCGCAAGATTGTGGAAGAAATGCTTGCAGGTCCGTTTTCGGAGCAGGTGGTGAACGGAAAGCTGGATCGCTGGGAGCAATTGCTGACGCCTCACGTCGCCGATGAGGTTCGGTTGCGAATCCGTCGCGGCAGCGATGTTGCGGATTGGCAGCGCCTGATCGAGCAGCTGCGAGAGTATCTGGCAATGCGGCGCGCGGAGATTGCAGCCACCATCAATTTCGTGGATCCTACGGGATCTTTCAAGCAGGACTCGGACTGA
- a CDS encoding porin: protein MRIISQKRVATPGYVAFCMSFVLFSLFLAPPAASADEVPPLGASADLTQAATTKEVAAESSTEKSAVKKKKSKKGKKNDFRVYWKNGVRFRSNSKNFRFRIGGSMQLDAGILTPSKALQQEFDIDSLQNNVRFRRARLKVEGTLYKIFDFKFQYGFVDGKDGFRDMYVAVKKVPLLQRIQVGQFKEPFSLERMTSSNNVTFMERSLQSRLEPRRNPGIAAFMHFFDKRMTAAAGAFRIVDDLGDTFDSGSSYSLAARVTGLPWYDKKGEQFLHLGLSYAFDFHNGDEIRVRQRPSTQFGPRLVDTGKFITNDITYLDPEIALVLGPLSFQAEYLHAFLNQQYIGDPQFSGWYVETSYFLTGEHRPYNRKKAKFKRLKPINDFGWGDGSGWGAFQVAARFSQLDLNSGDIEGGRMEDVTLGLNWYLNPAVRVMFNYVYGDRIDEPGTENVYQMRFQTAF from the coding sequence ATGAGAATCATCTCGCAAAAGCGAGTGGCTACGCCCGGATATGTGGCATTTTGCATGTCGTTTGTCTTGTTTTCCCTTTTTCTGGCACCGCCGGCAGCTTCCGCTGACGAGGTGCCGCCGCTGGGTGCGAGCGCTGACCTGACTCAGGCCGCCACGACGAAAGAGGTGGCCGCGGAGTCATCCACCGAAAAGTCGGCGGTGAAAAAGAAGAAATCAAAAAAAGGTAAAAAGAACGACTTCCGCGTCTATTGGAAGAACGGCGTTCGCTTCCGCAGCAATAGCAAAAACTTCCGGTTTCGTATTGGCGGCAGCATGCAACTCGACGCCGGAATTTTGACGCCGAGCAAAGCTTTGCAGCAGGAGTTTGACATTGACTCCTTGCAGAACAACGTGCGCTTTCGACGGGCGCGCTTGAAGGTCGAAGGGACGTTGTACAAGATCTTCGATTTCAAATTCCAGTATGGATTCGTCGACGGTAAGGACGGATTCCGCGACATGTATGTCGCCGTAAAAAAGGTTCCATTGCTCCAGCGGATTCAAGTTGGTCAGTTCAAGGAGCCGTTCTCTTTGGAGCGCATGACCTCCAGCAACAACGTGACCTTCATGGAGCGAAGCCTTCAGTCGCGCCTCGAGCCGCGCCGCAATCCGGGCATCGCCGCTTTCATGCATTTCTTCGACAAGCGAATGACGGCAGCAGCCGGCGCTTTTCGGATTGTCGACGACCTTGGGGATACCTTCGATAGCGGTTCCTCCTACAGCCTGGCCGCTCGTGTGACCGGTCTGCCCTGGTATGACAAGAAGGGCGAGCAGTTCCTGCATCTCGGCCTGTCCTACGCTTTTGATTTTCACAACGGAGATGAGATCCGGGTTCGCCAGCGACCGTCGACCCAATTCGGCCCCCGTCTGGTCGATACCGGAAAATTCATCACCAACGATATTACCTACCTGGATCCCGAAATTGCTCTCGTTCTCGGACCACTATCCTTCCAGGCGGAGTATTTGCATGCGTTCCTGAACCAGCAATATATCGGCGACCCGCAGTTCTCGGGATGGTATGTCGAGACCAGCTACTTCCTGACAGGGGAGCACCGGCCCTACAACCGGAAAAAAGCCAAGTTCAAGCGACTGAAGCCGATCAACGACTTTGGTTGGGGCGATGGTTCCGGTTGGGGCGCCTTTCAAGTTGCAGCGCGGTTCTCTCAACTCGATCTGAATTCCGGCGATATCGAGGGTGGCCGCATGGAAGATGTGACGCTCGGACTGAACTGGTACCTGAACCCGGCCGTTCGCGTGATGTTCAACTACGTCTATGGAGATCGAATCGACGAGCCGGGCACCGAGAACGTGTACCAGATGCGTTTTCAGACGGCTTTCTAG
- a CDS encoding TonB-dependent receptor translates to MMRQLRTGMFLSILAVFSGSGIATGTEDESAAVLGSLPVQPSVMEEDDGAIASGASEAPAAIQSLSRIEEIVVTARKREEFLEDTPIAITAISAASLENSSITTIDQIQELSPNLTIQTGAGNQAAQISIRGVGTPGVGVAFDPGVGLYIDGVYLPRAQASIFDVVDIESVQVLRGPQGTLFGKNTVGGAVSVTTIKPSDELSGLISVRPGNLGAIRTRVSLNVPIDIGWFEDKLFSRVTFSSRNRDGYVYNKTRDAWWGEENGLSFIGSLRFLPTEDITIDITGSWFKDHVHDPLGQCVEVQRSGLGNLEPGFWDNCNSTKPYEIAANVNQIAASSSWGTWANIAWAIGDAGPFSGIVAKSITSWRRQLSPSMLDVDATEFAVIRVANFGGGGVNGEAGQAQQIQQEAQLAATAWEDRINLVAGAFFFWESADRTNGLSVPVVNQKTANQILTNNFTWALFAQSTVAPTDWLSLTAGLRYTEDKKRASQINRNFATEPDGKITLDPSGQASFSSWSPMASLALFAPEPILERGGIDHLMGYFTWARGFKGGGLNAALAASPEDGLIPYGPESLDNFEIGAKTIAVDGRLTFNLSLFQSSYEDIQRNSFQTILEANDQITTRLLTQNAARATIQGVEAEFQWIPIEGVLISGLVGTLDARYDEFPDAVDARGGSDPLDRSGQRFIRTPKFNTFLAGQYSIPVEGPAWASGYITPRIEWAYRAAERFAEPEIPAARQGGYGLVNARLSYDFLDNQAQIALWGRNLGDKIYVNSAVPLVGPMGLIVKGYGVPRTFGAELTYTF, encoded by the coding sequence ATGATGCGTCAACTCAGGACTGGGATGTTTTTGTCGATTTTGGCAGTCTTTTCAGGAAGCGGGATCGCAACCGGCACGGAGGATGAATCCGCGGCCGTCCTCGGCTCCCTGCCGGTGCAGCCTTCAGTCATGGAAGAAGATGACGGAGCGATTGCCAGCGGCGCGTCCGAAGCGCCTGCGGCCATACAGTCTCTTTCCCGAATTGAAGAGATCGTCGTCACCGCGCGCAAGCGAGAAGAATTTCTTGAAGACACACCGATTGCCATCACCGCGATTTCGGCAGCCAGCCTCGAGAACTCCAGCATCACCACAATCGACCAAATTCAGGAACTCTCCCCCAACCTGACCATCCAAACCGGCGCCGGAAATCAGGCAGCTCAGATTTCGATCCGCGGCGTCGGCACGCCAGGCGTGGGCGTGGCCTTCGACCCGGGTGTCGGTCTCTACATCGACGGCGTCTACCTCCCCCGCGCCCAAGCCTCGATCTTTGATGTCGTCGATATTGAGTCCGTACAGGTCCTTCGGGGTCCGCAGGGAACCTTGTTCGGAAAAAATACTGTCGGCGGTGCGGTCAGCGTCACCACGATCAAACCGAGCGACGAATTGAGTGGCTTGATTTCAGTCCGGCCCGGGAACCTCGGCGCCATTCGAACACGGGTCAGCCTGAACGTCCCGATCGACATCGGCTGGTTCGAGGACAAGCTGTTTTCCCGCGTGACGTTCTCCAGCCGCAATCGCGATGGCTACGTCTACAACAAGACACGTGACGCTTGGTGGGGCGAGGAAAATGGGTTGAGCTTCATCGGCTCCCTGCGCTTCCTGCCCACTGAGGACATCACGATCGATATAACCGGAAGCTGGTTCAAGGATCATGTTCATGACCCCCTTGGACAATGCGTTGAAGTGCAGCGCAGCGGCCTGGGAAATCTTGAGCCCGGCTTCTGGGACAACTGCAACTCCACAAAGCCTTACGAGATTGCCGCGAACGTCAACCAGATCGCGGCCTCTTCGTCTTGGGGAACTTGGGCCAATATTGCCTGGGCGATTGGCGACGCGGGGCCCTTCTCGGGGATCGTCGCCAAGTCGATCACCTCTTGGAGGCGGCAGCTCAGCCCCAGCATGCTGGATGTCGATGCAACGGAATTCGCGGTCATTCGCGTCGCCAACTTTGGCGGTGGCGGAGTCAATGGTGAAGCCGGCCAGGCGCAGCAAATCCAGCAGGAAGCCCAACTGGCGGCCACAGCATGGGAAGATCGCATCAATCTGGTCGCAGGTGCATTTTTCTTCTGGGAAAGCGCCGACCGGACCAACGGCCTATCGGTCCCTGTCGTCAACCAGAAAACGGCTAACCAGATCCTCACGAATAATTTCACTTGGGCCCTTTTCGCCCAGAGCACCGTGGCGCCCACGGATTGGTTGAGTCTGACCGCGGGCCTTCGCTACACCGAGGACAAGAAGCGCGCGTCACAAATCAATCGCAACTTCGCCACTGAGCCAGATGGGAAAATCACTCTGGACCCCTCTGGGCAGGCCTCTTTTTCATCCTGGTCGCCGATGGCCAGCCTCGCCCTCTTCGCGCCCGAGCCCATTCTGGAGAGGGGCGGTATCGACCATTTGATGGGCTACTTCACCTGGGCCCGGGGCTTCAAAGGTGGCGGTCTCAACGCCGCCCTTGCCGCATCGCCCGAAGACGGACTGATTCCCTACGGACCCGAGAGCCTCGACAACTTCGAGATCGGCGCCAAAACCATCGCCGTCGATGGGCGTCTGACGTTTAATCTATCTCTGTTTCAGAGTTCCTACGAGGATATCCAGCGCAACAGTTTCCAGACTATTCTTGAAGCCAACGATCAAATCACGACAAGGCTGCTGACGCAGAATGCGGCCAGAGCCACCATTCAGGGTGTCGAGGCCGAGTTCCAATGGATTCCGATCGAGGGCGTTTTAATCAGTGGGCTCGTCGGCACTCTCGACGCACGCTACGACGAATTTCCCGATGCCGTTGATGCACGCGGCGGAAGCGACCCTCTCGACCGCTCCGGCCAGCGGTTCATCCGTACGCCGAAATTCAACACCTTTCTCGCCGGGCAGTACTCGATTCCAGTAGAAGGTCCAGCCTGGGCGAGCGGATATATCACACCACGCATCGAGTGGGCATACCGAGCCGCCGAGAGGTTTGCCGAACCAGAGATCCCCGCCGCCCGGCAAGGAGGCTATGGCTTGGTGAATGCCCGCCTGAGCTATGATTTTCTCGACAACCAGGCGCAAATCGCCCTTTGGGGGCGCAACCTCGGGGACAAGATATACGTCAACAGTGCCGTACCGCTCGTCGGACCTATGGGGTTGATCGTCAAAGGCTATGGCGTCCCGCGGACATTCGGCGCCGAGTTGACCTATACTTTTTGA
- a CDS encoding CotH kinase family protein codes for MPHNVQRSNVFLFIFSLLLAACGPGQGGAPPTVGDGSGDEGAYLFDDSVVRTYSIEVSDENLAFLDSSPAREEYVPGALVVEGERIDAVGIRYKGGVGSFTGCVGGGPGGILDVSGPKVCPKLGMKISFNLYVEGRRWKGLKKLQFHAMNQDPSYMKEALGYQMFQDFGVGSPRTAFVRLEMNGEFFGLFILIEELDSTFTESRFGDIEGGEGNLYKDYWPGRPDLAEGAITGIRPDVTLNGSLRTNREEPGLNHDTMVGFTREFQEALKISEEAVDAVVDRWMDIEYFHKYIAVDRALEANDGPLHFFAPGPVGSEYTGIGWNHNYYWYAALDIAILWPVPWDLDLTLGAGITDAWIQDEWNDLEAPCLLKANILPFFPPSIPPACDELVRSLARRGAAYRKVVVAMLEGPFSDRVVLGKIARWEELLAPYVVEEVEAGIRRGRGNLARWQGEVQRLRDHLATRRVEIAASIDY; via the coding sequence ATGCCGCATAATGTTCAACGATCCAATGTCTTTCTTTTTATTTTTTCGCTTCTTCTCGCCGCTTGCGGCCCGGGGCAAGGTGGTGCGCCACCGACCGTTGGCGACGGATCAGGCGACGAGGGGGCCTACCTTTTTGATGACTCGGTTGTGAGAACATACTCGATCGAGGTGAGCGATGAAAATCTGGCGTTTCTGGATTCTTCGCCTGCTCGTGAGGAATATGTGCCGGGAGCGCTGGTTGTCGAAGGCGAACGGATCGACGCTGTAGGCATTCGCTACAAGGGCGGGGTCGGTTCTTTTACCGGATGTGTTGGTGGTGGGCCCGGCGGGATTCTGGATGTTTCGGGTCCGAAGGTTTGTCCGAAGCTGGGCATGAAAATCAGCTTCAACCTTTATGTCGAGGGGCGTCGTTGGAAAGGGCTCAAGAAGCTTCAATTCCATGCCATGAATCAGGACCCGAGCTATATGAAGGAAGCTCTCGGGTACCAGATGTTTCAAGATTTCGGTGTCGGATCTCCCCGAACAGCTTTCGTCAGGCTTGAGATGAACGGCGAGTTCTTTGGCCTCTTCATCCTGATCGAAGAGCTGGACAGCACCTTCACCGAATCCCGCTTTGGAGACATCGAGGGCGGCGAAGGGAATCTCTACAAAGACTATTGGCCCGGACGGCCCGATTTGGCAGAGGGAGCCATCACCGGGATCCGGCCTGACGTGACCCTGAATGGATCCTTGCGCACCAACCGGGAAGAACCAGGGCTGAATCACGATACGATGGTCGGGTTTACTCGCGAATTTCAGGAAGCGCTCAAGATCAGTGAAGAGGCGGTCGACGCGGTCGTCGACCGTTGGATGGACATCGAATACTTCCACAAATACATTGCTGTGGACCGGGCGCTGGAAGCCAACGATGGGCCACTGCATTTCTTTGCTCCAGGACCGGTGGGGTCTGAGTATACGGGGATCGGCTGGAACCATAACTATTATTGGTACGCCGCCTTGGACATCGCCATTCTATGGCCCGTGCCATGGGATCTGGATCTCACGCTGGGTGCCGGAATTACCGATGCCTGGATCCAGGATGAGTGGAACGACCTTGAGGCGCCGTGTCTTCTCAAGGCGAATATCTTGCCATTTTTTCCACCGAGTATTCCCCCCGCCTGCGACGAACTGGTCCGAAGTCTCGCGAGGCGCGGAGCAGCCTATCGCAAGGTCGTTGTGGCGATGCTCGAGGGGCCCTTCTCGGATAGAGTTGTGCTTGGGAAAATAGCTCGCTGGGAGGAACTGCTGGCCCCCTACGTGGTCGAGGAAGTCGAGGCCGGGATCCGACGAGGTCGAGGCAATCTGGCACGATGGCAAGGCGAGGTGCAGCGATTACGTGACCATTTGGCCACTCGACGTGTCGAGATCGCAGCCAGCATCGACTACTGA
- a CDS encoding polyphosphate polymerase domain-containing protein — translation MTSTKTALPDWMPETLGRFPEATAALLEERALLQRVDTKFILNSDALHQVLRQVHGKYALLTAEGATAAQYKTLYFDTRNYDCLREHHRGRRPRHKIRIRHYLDRKLTYLEIKNKTNANRTIKARQQIPFLQETIGRNERSFINEHNPIAAESLQPSLRTDFHRITLVGLETMERATFDLDLSFQKSSDDARIPGAVIAEIKQDRFRARSPVMLALRQAHVLPVSISKYCTAATLLLPSVPMQRYLPKVRSLQRMHND, via the coding sequence ATGACGAGTACCAAAACCGCTCTTCCGGACTGGATGCCGGAAACTCTGGGGCGATTCCCCGAAGCAACCGCCGCCCTGCTGGAGGAGCGGGCGCTTCTCCAGCGCGTGGACACGAAATTCATCCTCAACTCCGACGCGCTGCATCAAGTCCTGCGCCAAGTTCACGGTAAATACGCGCTACTGACGGCCGAAGGAGCGACAGCCGCCCAATACAAGACGCTCTACTTCGACACTCGGAACTATGATTGCCTCCGCGAGCACCACCGTGGCAGGCGACCGCGTCATAAAATACGGATCCGTCACTATCTCGATCGAAAATTGACCTATCTCGAAATCAAGAACAAGACGAATGCCAACCGAACGATCAAGGCCCGGCAGCAGATTCCCTTCTTGCAAGAGACGATCGGCCGCAACGAACGCAGTTTCATCAACGAGCACAATCCGATTGCTGCCGAGAGCCTCCAGCCAAGCCTCCGAACCGACTTCCATCGGATTACTCTGGTCGGCCTCGAGACCATGGAACGAGCCACCTTCGACCTCGACCTCTCCTTTCAGAAATCATCCGACGACGCCCGAATTCCCGGTGCGGTAATAGCCGAGATCAAGCAGGACCGGTTCCGGGCGCGCTCGCCTGTCATGCTCGCGCTCCGACAAGCGCATGTCTTGCCGGTGTCGATCAGCAAATATTGTACAGCAGCGACTCTGCTGCTCCCTTCGGTTCCGATGCAAAGGTATCTGCCGAAAGTTCGCTCCCTCCAAAGGATGCACAATGACTGA
- a CDS encoding DUF4956 domain-containing protein, translating to MTEILGLYPDFFDFPGFARLGLRLALNLAFTAMIVLGVYVRRYGKNEYIFTYFMFNAITFALCFLLRKVPIELGFALGLFAVFGILRYRTEAIRTQDLTYMFVVIGLAILNAVANKKVSLAELLLVNGSIVFLTAMLERLPMFRRDQSRVVTYDNMDIIRRNDREALIEDLRTRTGINIQRVSVGSVNLLRDTAQVTVYFPEEDPN from the coding sequence ATGACTGAAATCTTGGGCTTATACCCGGACTTTTTCGATTTCCCCGGTTTTGCACGACTAGGGCTTCGCCTCGCTCTGAACCTGGCCTTCACGGCCATGATTGTTCTGGGCGTCTACGTGCGGCGATACGGAAAGAACGAGTACATCTTCACGTATTTCATGTTCAACGCGATCACCTTCGCGCTGTGCTTTCTTCTGCGTAAAGTCCCGATTGAATTGGGTTTCGCATTGGGACTATTCGCCGTCTTTGGCATCCTGCGCTACCGGACCGAAGCTATTCGGACACAGGACCTGACCTATATGTTTGTGGTGATTGGCCTGGCGATTCTCAATGCCGTGGCCAATAAGAAGGTCAGTCTCGCCGAATTGCTGCTGGTTAATGGCTCGATCGTCTTTTTGACCGCCATGCTCGAGCGCCTGCCCATGTTCCGCCGGGACCAGAGCCGTGTCGTTACCTACGACAATATGGACATCATTCGACGCAACGATCGAGAAGCCTTGATCGAGGATCTGCGCACCAGAACCGGAATCAATATCCAGCGGGTCTCGGTCGGCTCCGTAAACCTCCTGCGGGATACCGCTCAGGTAACCGTCTACTTCCCGGAAGAAGACCCGAACTAA